In Octopus bimaculoides isolate UCB-OBI-ISO-001 chromosome 5, ASM119413v2, whole genome shotgun sequence, a genomic segment contains:
- the LOC106871057 gene encoding uncharacterized protein LOC106871057 → MASVDVSVQQMKHFNTDALILFLSKHGISQAGLKSLRDNQVEGEMLLEFTDADLKDIFEVFKDRFLIRKLLRELYGPNNSSCRLAKPIAPPTVSSPVVSNPHSVLASTSLSSSQITFPSSQTFVTSTPNAIIPLPSPKITPEPILTQVTHVLPTKTVNLESYNKTSPLVIISNQQKKPSPNTTISQLTDIQNPPLHTNNFIPTEQQDSEVGVVTSLHSNSLSVSNFVNSDTAIYSSPKTSDTSTTLIQQGEVQTHVIEDDDDVVDYPQNDVYIVDGWGACRIKEFTAEELLRRKVRRGRPTEAQRLGRSLLREAATTAKIWHRAPPLKMISAEKKEIFFRYICRAAPQLSRHKQFVWIRLGEALQNRRKYLSDKECGRRQMKRKHDPNLFMSTPHSLSSPLFNNTRPTSISATSTSLLPATSLLKNEFNPIVIDSNIETNLETLPISTEQTINSISSVNLTTLIKEEAESEGIKY, encoded by the exons ATGGCCTCTGTTGATGTCAGTGTACAGCAAATGAAACACTTTAACACCGATGCACTTATTTTATTCCTCAGTAAACATGGAATTAGCCAGGCTGGTCTGAAATCTCTAAGAG ATAACCAGGTAGAAGGAGAGATGCTGCTGGAATTTACTGATGCCGACCTCAAAGATATCTTTGAAGTATTCAAGGATAGATTTTTAATTCGGAAATTGCTTCGAGAACTTTATGGTCCAAACAACTCTTCATGTCGTTTAGCAAAGCCCATTGCACCTCCAACAGTGAGTAGCCCTGTTGTATCAAATCCCCACTCAGTTCTAGCATCTACATCCTTATCTTCATCACAAATAACTTTTCCATCATCACAAACATTTGTGACATCAACACCCAATGCTATAATACCTTTGCCCTCTCCCAAAATCACACCAGAGCCCATTCTGACCCAAGTCACACATGTTCTTCCCACTAAAACAGTAAACCTGGAATCTTACAACAAAACATCTCCACTAGTTATTATTTCAAACCAACAGAAAAAACCCAGTCCAAATACCACTATATCACAACTGACTGATATCCAGAACCCACCACTCCATACTAACAATTTTATTCCAACAGAGCAGCAAGATTCAGAAGTGGGAGTTGTAACTTCATTGCATTCAAACTcactttctgtcagtaattttgTCAATTCTGATACAGCTATTTATTCTTCTCCTAAAACTTCAGACACATCCACTACACTCATACAACAGGGAGAAGTTCAGACGCATGTgatagaagatgatgatgatgttgttgattatCCTCAGAATGATGTGTATATTGTTGATGGCTGGGGTGCGTGCCGAATCAAAGAATTCACTGCTGAAGAGCTACTTCGAAGGAAAGTACGAAGGGGTCGTCCGACTGAAGCTCAGAGACTTGGACGCTCACTTTTGAGGGAGGCTgctacaacagcaaaaatatggcACAGAGCACCTCCTTTGAAGATGATTtctgcagaaaaaaaagaaattttctttcgCTATATCTGTCGTGCTGCACCACAGTTGAGTCGGCACAAGCAGTTTGTTTGGATTCGACTCGGTGAAGCATTACAGAACCGACGTAAATATCTCAGTGACAAGGAATGTGGTCGTCGACAAATGAAAAGGAAGCATGACCCAAATCTATTTATGTCAACACCTCATTCATTATCTAGTCCCTTATTCAACAATACTCGCCCAACATCAATTTCAGCAACATCCACATCACTCCTTCCAGCAACATCTTTGCTAAAAAATGAATTCAATCCTATTGTTATTGATTCTAATATTGAAACCAACTTAGAGACATTACCTATATCAACTGAACAAACCATTAATTCTATAAGCTCTGTCAATCTTACCACTCTTATTAAAGAAGAAGCAGAATCGGAAGGTATCAAATACTAG